The DNA region GCTATCAACCAATTATGAATTTCTTCTATTTGTGTTTTGGGGAGGAATTTATCTTCAATCACATATTGGCTAATTTTGctacttaaatttataactaaaaaaaaattaatataaaattataaaaatatttatttgtttgtttgaatgtAGAAAGCTAGCTAGTATGATCCCCTCAATCATTATGTCTATTTAAGTATCAATAGAGCTAGATGAGaagtatttaaataaacatatcCAATCATTATCAAGTAATGAAGAATTCTCTTAAGTGTTGATTAATCTCTAATTTAAGTTCATCAAGAATGATAATGAATTAGGTAAAAAGACTAAGTAGAAGGTGACAATACAAtccagatattttaataattgttttggGGAATTGGCTTCTCCACTATCCACCATAAAGACTTGGGGAGCTAAATTTAtgcattttctctttttttgtttgaaaaaatttaaacaaagtgAAATTTTGTTGTTGGAGTGAACATCACtctcaaatatctattttaatacattctattctcaagcccacaatataacattttaaatctcactatcaaaattaaattttcttgtttgaaaataattaagtgGATAACATCACAAAAATGGAGTAGTATTTGAAGTATTAATAAATTTCACTTGTTAATGCTTGAGTCTTTAATTGGGTAGTTACTAAAAAGTTTGGATAGTCTACATATTTGGTTTAGCATCCAAATTATTTTCCGAATAACTATCTAGTTGAAAAAAATCGTCGAACGCTTTCTGagatttattctaaaaaatcgATGAAATCGGTCAGGTAGTTAATTGTTCTTCTTGAGGATTTACGAACTCGATAACCTATTGGCTATTGGGTAATGTATagtttctttttcatttaattttttacgtTGTGCTCAAAtgttcatttttaatataatgaatcattttcaaaaatcaaaaataacaaaaaaatctgGACCCCTCATAGTAGATCCAGTTTTGCACACTCACTTCTAAGATAAATCAAGCCcttgaataaataaaaacttcaaGGTTATGTTAATTTCTATTAAACACAATCTCAAtccaaatattatattactcaccaactctataattttttaaaacctataatctaaatttaacctcaaataataataataaaaagaaatccaAAACCAAACAAACTTAAAAGAACATGAAATTATGGGACAATCATTCCAAGTGAGAGAAGTCACAGAATTTCTTTCTGTGCAGACCTCATCATATGTGTCATCATGCACCTTTCACTTGTGGCCAACTCCTCTCTTTAAGTGagagtgagagagagagagagacaatAAAAAGGAAACTACTTTCACTTTTCACCGCCCCTCCACAAAAAGCAAATACTTTTATATCATCTCAAGCATGTAGGTAAGTAAACACCTAAATGACTACATTACACACGCACGGGGATAGAGAGATATAAACAAACCTTCATTTCTTTGCTTCATATTGTGGGTTTTCATTAACATCCTTATTCCAACTTAATTTAAAGAGAAAgagtgagagagagaaaaaggcTCTCAATTATTCATCTATTTGTTGGCCTCTTCTTTCTAGCTAGCTAGGTTATAGTCATATATAAGCAAAGAACATCAATCTTTACATGCAGTTGAATAAAATGGCTGAAGAAGCACTTCCAATTGGATTCATAGAAAACCCACAAGATGGAACCAATCCTCCTCCcttgaagaagaaaagaaaccTCCCCGGAACACCAGGCAAGTCTTGATCTTCTCCTTTTTACTTATTCTCCTTTTTAATCTAGATTTTCAGGATATTcataaaccatatatatattcttacttTACTTAGTTGATCCCATATTGATGCTATCCaaaaaatgatatattcttATCAACTCTTTTATATGATATAGATCCGGAAGCGGAGGTTATCGCGTTATCTCCTAAAACCCTAATGGCGACGAATCGGTTTTTGTGTGAGATATGTGGTAAGGGGTTTCAACGGGATCAAAACTTACAACTTCACCGACGTGGACATAATCTACCGTGGAAGTTGAAGCAAAGGACGGGAAAGGAGCCGAGAAAGAGGGTTTATGTTTGTCCCGAAAAAAGTTGTGTGCATAATCACCCGTCAAGGGCTCTTGGAGATTTGACGGGAATCAAGAAACACTTTTGTAGAAAACATGGAGAGAAGAAGTGGAAATGCGAAAAGTGTTCGAAGAGGTATGCAGTTCATTCTGATTGGAAAGCTCATTCGAAGACTTGTGGCACTAGGGAATACAAGTGTGACTGTGGCACAATATTTTCTAGGTAATTAAAACCACTTTAATTAATTTGCTTTTTATTTACTCGATTTGTTATCacactatatttatttttttgcaatAATCGATAGATCTAAACTTTTGTGTATATCCTTGCCTATAGGGGTATCACTTTGAtttcaatagaaaaaaaacaaaacaaatgagCCCAATCAATCTTGATCTTATCTAGCATGAATCAAACACTTCATATGTCTCAGATTGGGCGTCTATGTGTTCCATTGAATAGAAAACAAAAATCAACTATCCTAATAAACTTGATCTTGAACTCGCATTAATGATgtgttaataaagaaaaaatatcaatGTGTCCAATAAATCTTGAGTTTATCTTGGTCTAGCATAAGGATAAAAcatttttgaatattaataaagtGAATGATGATCCTAAAATTAGATGTTTTTCTCTTAACACATCTAATATTCCATATTGTGCAGGAGAGATAGCTTCATTACCCATAGGGCATTCTGTGACGCCTTAGCCGAAGAGACGGCAAGGGTGAATGCTGCATCAGCCTTAGCGGCACACATCAACAACACCAATCCTATAACGGCTAATCTCAACTACCCTTTCATAGGACCACCACAAGTTTCTGGAATGTCCCAAGTGcatttttcttccattttcaaGCCGATCTCAAGTCATTTGCCAAATGGGAATATCGATCCAACGAACCGGGAACTACCTCTATGGATGGGTCAATCAAATAGTCCCCATCAACTACATGTCCCATTGAGCTCGGAATCATCATCTTTAGCATATGGAAATGATCCTGTGGCTAATCCTGATCATTATCAGCTAAATTGGATATTTGGCAATAAACTTGTTCCAAATAATGTTGATCACCATGAGCTATTATCAGCCACAAAGAACAATAACATTAACACTTCACTTCCTTTGAGCAACTTTGGGCAGAAAAACAATGAGAACCCGCAGTTTGTAAGTATCCCTTCTCTCTTCAGCTCCCAACACCAATCCAACCAACCAAACTCAACCGCAAACATGTCTGCCACGGCTTTGTTACAAAAGGCAGCACAGATTGGGGCAACTTCTTCGGTCAATACCTCGATTCTAGGAAGTGCTTATGCCATGAAAGGCAGCGATCAAAATGATGGACGATTTGAGAACAAATTTTGTGGGATTTATGGTAGTAATCTTGGAGGAGATATGGAAAGCTCGAGGAATGACATATCTCCATTAAATCAATTGCGCATATTCCCAACATTGTGTCAAACTATACAACCGAACGAGCAAGATTGTAACGCGGGTGGACAAACAAGGGATTTCTTGGGGGTTGGGGTTCAACCCATTTGCCACCCTACACCCTTGAACGGATGGATTTAATCAGatttgatgaaatggaatcTTCTTGGAAGCCAAAAATTTTCGAAgggaaaaaataataagtaagtGAGGGTAATAGAAGGTCGAGAAGAGATTAGTGGTGACGAATAATGGAACAAAGAAAAAGGTGGAATTGGAGTAATTGAAGGAAGGTTAAAGTTAAATCTTGAGAACTATTCAAGAATAGTGGAGAAATTTTAAGAGGCCATGCATATTCTGTGATGTTGCCTATGGAGAAAAAAAAGGGGTTTTGGTTATGAAaggaataaataaaatgtgggAGCAAACATTTGAGCCTTATAATTTCAATACCTAGTTTACTTGAATTGTGATTATCTTGGAAAACAatgcttttctttttttttgaaagataattttatttattgatgcAAGTATCTTAACAAAACAAATCCGAGTCATATGTGGGCAAGAATTAATCAATAAACACCAAAATTTTAAAGGTAAACAAAAAGCTAAAAATTGAAGGCAGTCTAAGATCCTAGatcaatattttagaattgttttttattttactacgTACTGTCAGGAACATGTTAAGctatattattttgttcaaattttaattatagtatataacttagtttttatatttcaatttataattataaaaagaattcgagctaacaaattattcttaaaattatttttataagatcaCGTTGCAcataattaaaacaaagaatTAATTTGGACTCacaccaaattaattattaaataaccggacaattttatataaaacttaaaaagattatttataaataaataaaaataacgaAATGATTTGGGTTTATATGagagttaaaaaaatagaattgcAAAACAAATAGGCCTAAGCCTCCTGGTCCAAACCAAGTCGTAGCTCAGCTAGACCAGCCGCAGAGCGACAATTTCAGCTCAACGGGCACCCGAACCAGCCATGCCAAAGCCACGCTGAGATATGGgtaactagaaacgaatctgatcgtagcccaaaatttgaaataactcgggatatgattgactttaatgactgcatcaaaGATAtaggttgtatcgagcctaccaattatgggaatttcttcacttggtcttctacgagaagaaatgagcaaattagaagaagtagaattgacagatgtctggtaaattagaactggattaaccaatttccgataAGTCAACTTCACATTCTGAATCTGGGTATATCtaatcactgcccgattaaattgttctggaaaaagaaagaaatgttcaaaaggccctttaaaattttcaatttctagatggaaaacgacaaattcaagggtattctcgaaagcgtatgatCTACAAATGTCAGGGGATCCAACATGTacacagggtttctgagaagcttaagctcctgaagaatcatcttcaaagctttgacaagaaggttattaagggatgatagtgatgtacaactcaatgaaacaaaAAGAAATGTGCTTGAAAACTTTAGGAAGCTGAGTCAGTTTGAAAAGAATTTTCTTAGACAGAAATTAAGACATAGttggctctcgttgggtgacaaaaacacagctttcttctacagaaaatgtaaggctagaaacatgagaaacaatgtatacaggctgaagaatgataatggtgaatatgttcagggtcaaaagggtgtataagatttggctatcgatttTTATAAGCAGTTTATGGGTATAAGAATGTAGCATCAAAGTCActtgaataccttgtatcagattattgatacgAAAATCTCtacagaagatagtcgcgagttgataagggtggtcacgagggttgaggttaaagaagctctgtttagtattgatgggaataaaagcccgagtcctgatgggtttaatgcacagttcttcaaagacaattggtcggttgtgggtaaagacgttactgatagggttctggagtttttcaaaacaggaagatgttaaagcaatggaatacatcgattctaaccttgatccccaaaactacggtacccgagaaagtataagattttagaccaatttcctgttgcaatgtgatttataaaataatttcaaaaatcatttctaaacgatttaaaaatgtcattggaaaaattataaatcttaaacaATCtacattcatccccggtaggacaatctctcataatattcttctcatgcagagccttttaaaaaactatgagaaaaagaaaatattcccgagagtgaattttaaaatagatatcaagaaagctttcgactctgttagatgggaagccatttgggactttctggttgtttctacttttcctatgatttttattgattggattatgcaatgcgttttaTCAccctactttgttgttagcgtcaatggagttcacggaggctatttcaagggggaaaacggggtaaggcaaagggaccccctctcttcttaccttttcgtagctatcatggtgatctttgagagcatcttcgtgATGTTCCGAAATAAttgtccatacatctttcacccattctgtgaggtagatgaggtaacccatttatgctttgttgacgatttgttcattctagcgcacgtagacattgattccattaaaacttttagggctgcactaacgttcttttctgaggttacaggtttaactattaatgaaataaaaagtgtggcattttatggaggcgtgaaggacgaaacaaagcaggacatcttcaataTCATGAGCATCAAGGAATGCaactttcccgtaaggtacttaggaattccgttaaccgcgaaacAGATcaagatctcacactacaagccactgattgaaaaggtaaaaaacacgatatctggctgggcaacaaaaaaactttcttatgtaggaaggatcgaacttatcaaaaccatggtcatgggcatagttggctactgggcacaatagatggtcattctgaagaaggtaatgaaggagctcgaaacgctgatgaggaactttatctggggcagtagcgggagaggaggaaagaaagtcaattGGACCGCTCTCTGTAAACcaaaggacgagggaggcatcgacttgaagaattgtatcgagtggaacaaatcTCTCACTttcaagcatttgtgggctttggagcgcaatcaggagtcactatggatcaaatgagtgcgtacgaggtttatgaaatacgaaaccagcatctagacctgcaaaattcatgaaggtatgagttggtctctgaaaaagattcttaaactaagaagcgatattgcagatctttatgacatccgactagagGATGGGAAATgtactctattctggcacgacccctagttcgaaaaccagcctatcatccataaggaggagtttcaaaatacccatatcagaagggactgcgcagaAGGGAAAATCAAGGACATTAAAGACGAGAATTGAGACTCACTCCTGacaagaaatccagaaggacagagtatacttgatcatataagtaacatacaactacatgacaaactggatatttatgaatggaaagatggtatcgaagaaaatatgggaggtaacctgGGAAAAAGCGcaaaaagtagaatgggctcctcttgtatggtcaacgaaaaTTATCCCTCGATACCAGTTCATCccatggctcgccttctgggaaagactcaacactcgtgatcgtatcaatAAGTATACGAGCATCCCGAACGTGAGCTGTCTTTTATGcagagaaaatgaagaaaccatagatcacctattcgggagctgctgtattacTTCGAACCTTTGAgtcagattctataaaagcctggagttaatcagtttcccgagcgaatgaaatgaaattaaagaagtgacactactcaaagctaagggaaatagatttgcaacatgcgtgttcaagtgcggctttggagtagtgatgtataacatttggcaagaacggaatgcaagggtatatggaagaacccgcaggagagttgaagagttatggaaagatattgtatcagattgcagcgccctcacgggaacgtggagaagaattccaagcacgaagCAGAACTGTAATATCtacaggaactggaatttaccgttttttgaactcactagaattgaaagcattgtaatgagataattcatttacgtttttagctttttagattttatttagaatattacaacttcaaaatcattctaggcctgtctagaatgatctcttaaactcgtgttttttttcccgtttttgggaatttttaatgaaatgacgctaagtcgtttcccccccaaaaaaagCCACGCTGAGACCATGGCTCGTGCCGAAGCCATGGCGAGGACACAGAAGCCGAGCCTTTTGGACGGCTATAAAACACCTTAACGACGTGTTTTTATGACGTCTTTTTCCTCGAGAACAATCTgcttaaacataattattttttgatgggTCAAAAAGTTTTGAAAGAAATTACTCACTGTGACCAGTTTCCCAAAAGTACCAAATTAAAAGATCAACCGAATATCCCGAATTTTCCTTGAGAAGTTTCAAAACCGAAAAGAGCAGATAGATCTATGTAGGGATTTGGGGTGgacttttgaaaaagaaaatttaattattatttttttactgaTAAATGATGACATAccattaatttcttaatttttttcgatttaattcactatttatttGTAAGAGATGAGTTTCTCATCTAAAGAAATTAGGGACATGGTTTGTATACTGGAGAAAATCCACAATTCCTTTAATGGTTTCTCTTTAAAAAAGTGTCTTACTAAGGGTGGTGAGATGAAGTACCCAAGTGAGATTATCACTATTTACATTGGCGGTTGGAAAGCTTTCAATCTTAGGTTGGTAACCCAAGATTAAGTTACTAGTTGTGCCCGAGTACCTTTCATAAAATAGTCATCTGTTGACTAAACATATGAGATGCGCATCCTCATTAGTGGAGAGCGTTGgtattaaactaatttcattaattaaatgaaaatgatatttaggcaattgaaattcaaatgaaattcaaatatgaattaatagtgaaatttaatctaaataaaattcacaccaatttcaaatgtgaattaattgtgAAATTTAACCCAACTAAaattaacaccaaatttaaatgtgaattaaatgtgaaatttaattcaaataaaattcacaccaaattcaaatataaattaaggtgaaattaatccaaatgaaatttacaccaaatttattttgaattttaatacaaatgaaaatgaatttgttaatggttacaattaacattaatgaTTTGAACGAGTCAattaacaaatgttgttaattgcaattgtaactataaaatatttattgatggAAGTAATTTGCAAGGATAATGAAAAGGCAAACAAAGATACCCATTGAATGTATGATGGATTAGTAGCAGTtgaattaaagaattgattaatgattttagagtttaatttcaactataaatattcCTTCACCTTGTATTCTTTTTCACACATCATTTTATCACTTCCCACtctaaaattaatgatttttgcATATGATTCACAAATCATAATTTGGTAAACTTGAAACCCTAACTTAATAACATAACTTAATAACAGTTGAAACCTTAATCTGATAACCATATAATGTAATCAACCCCTAtttcaaatgaaataataattttatttcattatttttgattgaaaacgtctaattaatattttgagaaataattttatttcaatcctaatttaaggaaataattttatttcattattttttaaggtaataattttatctcattaattttaataaaaggagGTTTcagtcaaaatattattttaagaaataatattatttaattgagattttttaggaaataataatatttttttattttattggaaaataattttttaaagaaaataaaattttaattttattttaataaggttAAGTTTAagtaaatatacatataaataagtttattcggttaaattaataaaagaaagagtcaaactatttttttttagtatgattcaagttttaatattttgtgacctctttaatttaattgtttaaaagcTTGAATTTTGAATGTTTGTAATGGTGAATCTTCATGTGACTTTCTAATCGGTCCAAAGGAAGATTATTagttgattaataattttaaggaTTTTACATGAGAATATCAAATCAATCCAAAGAATGGTTTGTTATCCGTAAAAATATCACTAgcaattaaatttcattatccAAAGACATGAATTTGATGGTGCACCAAATATTTTGGATGAGTTatgttgattattttaaatttgattgaaaattaaagaattgaAAAAGTTAGttacaatttaaattatgttcTCTTTTCAgctaatgttataaatattcatgtcaacTTAAGTTCAATCACAGTTCTTAATGGTTCCAACTTTAAGGATTGGAAGGAGAACATTCAGATAGTTCTCGGTTGCATGGACATGGATCTTGCGATACAGTTAGAGAAACCCACTACTCCTTTGGCTTTTAGCTCTTCTGAAGAGAATGCTATATTTGAGAAATGGGACCGCTCTAACCGTATGTGTATTATGATCATAAAACGTACAATTCCGGAGGTGTTCAGGGGTGCTGTGTCTGAGGACACCACCAATGCTAAAGATTTCCTTGTAGAAATAGAAAAGCGCTTTGTTAAAAGCGATAAGGAAGAAACAAGCACTATTCTTAAAAGCTTGATTTTAATTAGGTATAAGGGCAATGGTAATATAAGGGAGTACATCATGGAGATGTCTAATCTT from Impatiens glandulifera chromosome 5, dImpGla2.1, whole genome shotgun sequence includes:
- the LOC124939813 gene encoding zinc finger protein NUTCRACKER — protein: MQLNKMAEEALPIGFIENPQDGTNPPPLKKKRNLPGTPDPEAEVIALSPKTLMATNRFLCEICGKGFQRDQNLQLHRRGHNLPWKLKQRTGKEPRKRVYVCPEKSCVHNHPSRALGDLTGIKKHFCRKHGEKKWKCEKCSKRYAVHSDWKAHSKTCGTREYKCDCGTIFSRRDSFITHRAFCDALAEETARVNAASALAAHINNTNPITANLNYPFIGPPQVSGMSQVHFSSIFKPISSHLPNGNIDPTNRELPLWMGQSNSPHQLHVPLSSESSSLAYGNDPVANPDHYQLNWIFGNKLVPNNVDHHELLSATKNNNINTSLPLSNFGQKNNENPQFVSIPSLFSSQHQSNQPNSTANMSATALLQKAAQIGATSSVNTSILGSAYAMKGSDQNDGRFENKFCGIYGSNLGGDMESSRNDISPLNQLRIFPTLCQTIQPNEQDCNAGGQTRDFLGVGVQPICHPTPLNGWI